In Aquiflexum balticum DSM 16537, a single genomic region encodes these proteins:
- a CDS encoding DUF481 domain-containing protein yields MNWKIFYLSIFVIFCFSGFQTIAQEQDTLYLRNGQIMVGKLNSIALGVIEFDDLDLSVQNVRYHKIKTIKAAKSTYRIETIDQKVYFGILKPSTTYGEVIVDDGFVEKPYPIVDIYNLVSLEKRFVKKIKGTVSAGYSYTKSSDIGRTNFDWNLRFTEDKYQVNFTGSFIFTNNQGEKTRDRESVGLGTFYNLNSVLVVGLGINYQRNIELGLASRLQQVLGFGRRFLYKSNLQGILSSGLVMNQERSLEGNSTGNLFEIPLQYKLSYFHYAAPNLSFTFFPKAFLGLNQNGRKRFDGDANINWEVINNLNLGLQFYSNYDSQALEGSTTNFDYGIVLNIGYKFK; encoded by the coding sequence ATGAATTGGAAGATTTTCTACTTGTCTATTTTTGTTATTTTTTGTTTTTCAGGCTTCCAAACGATTGCTCAGGAACAGGATACGCTCTATCTCAGAAACGGACAGATTATGGTGGGTAAGTTGAACAGCATAGCCTTGGGGGTTATTGAATTTGATGACCTTGATCTTTCTGTACAAAACGTAAGATATCACAAGATCAAAACCATCAAAGCAGCAAAGAGTACCTATCGCATTGAGACCATAGATCAGAAGGTTTATTTTGGAATATTGAAACCATCAACCACCTATGGAGAGGTTATTGTGGATGATGGTTTTGTAGAAAAACCCTATCCCATTGTGGACATTTATAACCTGGTGTCACTTGAAAAAAGATTTGTGAAAAAGATAAAAGGGACTGTTTCGGCCGGTTATTCTTATACCAAATCCAGTGATATTGGCAGGACGAATTTTGATTGGAATTTGAGATTTACTGAAGATAAATACCAGGTAAATTTTACAGGTTCATTTATTTTCACGAATAATCAGGGAGAAAAAACTCGCGATAGGGAATCTGTAGGTTTGGGTACCTTCTATAATTTAAATTCAGTCTTGGTCGTAGGATTGGGGATTAATTACCAAAGAAATATAGAATTAGGTTTGGCCAGCCGTCTTCAGCAAGTTCTAGGCTTCGGGCGAAGGTTTTTATACAAAAGCAATCTTCAGGGCATATTGAGTTCAGGACTAGTAATGAACCAGGAGAGAAGCCTTGAGGGAAACAGCACCGGCAATCTATTCGAAATCCCGCTCCAGTATAAGTTGTCTTATTTTCATTATGCCGCTCCGAATCTTTCCTTTACTTTTTTTCCAAAAGCATTTTTGGGTTTGAATCAAAATGGCAGAAAAAGATTTGATGGCGATGCAAATATCAATTGGGAGGTGATAAACAATCTGAATCTCGGCCTTCAGTTTTATTCCAATTATGATAGTCAGGCTTTGGAAGGAAGTACAACGAACTTTGACTATGGTATTGTGTTAAATATTGGATACAAGTTCAAATGA
- a CDS encoding alpha/beta hydrolase: MMILKRILIILITFLAIIFLAFKLSPYPSIWIIRYAFNKEAVRINKELEKFVPANIESISNLHYDENDNDAFLDVYFHQDSVKKGRKLPIIVWTHGGGLISGDRSQVGNYCKILASKGYVVVAIDYTIAPEAKYPTPIQQLNKALEFITLNAAQFHADSSFFILAGDSAGSMISAATANIISSPEYAQITQVQPSISPDQLKGLLLYCGIYEIDNLKTEGVFGSFLQSATWAYFGKKDISNDPYAKSASVTNFLTDSFPPTFISAGNNDPLLPQSRLLAEKLSVLNVAIDTLFFPENHEPPLGHEYQFTLNEEGKLGLERSTRFLESIAK, encoded by the coding sequence ATGATGATTTTAAAACGCATACTGATTATTTTGATCACATTCTTAGCAATCATTTTTCTTGCTTTCAAACTATCTCCTTACCCCTCTATTTGGATAATTAGATATGCTTTTAACAAAGAGGCTGTCAGAATCAATAAAGAACTGGAAAAGTTTGTTCCTGCCAATATTGAATCGATAAGCAATCTCCATTATGATGAAAATGACAATGATGCTTTTTTGGATGTCTATTTCCATCAGGATTCTGTCAAAAAGGGCAGGAAATTACCAATTATTGTTTGGACCCACGGCGGAGGGTTGATTTCAGGAGACAGAAGTCAAGTTGGTAATTATTGTAAAATTCTGGCCTCAAAGGGCTATGTAGTGGTGGCCATCGATTATACCATAGCCCCCGAAGCAAAATATCCTACTCCTATCCAACAACTCAATAAGGCATTGGAATTTATTACTTTAAATGCAGCGCAATTCCATGCTGACAGCTCATTTTTTATTTTGGCAGGAGACTCGGCCGGTTCTATGATTTCGGCAGCTACTGCCAATATTATAAGCAGTCCTGAGTATGCACAAATTACCCAAGTTCAACCCTCCATAAGCCCTGATCAATTGAAGGGTTTACTCCTGTATTGTGGGATTTATGAAATAGACAACCTAAAAACCGAAGGAGTATTTGGTTCATTTCTACAATCAGCCACTTGGGCTTACTTTGGAAAAAAAGACATTTCAAATGACCCGTACGCTAAGAGCGCTTCAGTTACAAATTTTCTGACAGATTCTTTTCCTCCTACCTTTATTTCAGCTGGCAATAATGATCCTTTATTACCCCAATCAAGACTGTTAGCTGAAAAACTTTCGGTTTTAAATGTAGCTATAGATACTTTGTTTTTTCCTGAAAATCATGAACCTCCATTGGGACATGAATATCAGTTTACGCTTAATGAGGAAGGTAAACTCGGTTTAGAGAGATCTACAAGGTTCTTGGAGTCCATAGCCAAATAA
- a CDS encoding sugar phosphate isomerase/epimerase family protein has protein sequence MDRRRFSKIAAISILGTSASPQIPVWSKSPSFESFRLGGPVFEKYDSPEAWVLALKKLGYRAAYCPVGLNAKSDDIKAYEKAAKDADILIAEVGAWSNPISPDPKMAKEAFEKCTASLELADKIGAKCCVNIAGSRHRENWSGPHPDNFSDETFEMIVETTRKIIDEVNPTRTFFTLEAMPWIFPESPDAYLRLIKAINRKSFAVHLDPVNMMVSPEVFFRNGELIKESFKKLGPYIKSCHAKDLILKQGTYMPQFDEVRPGMGAMDYRVFLTELRNFPEIPLMMEHLQTAEEYEAGADYIRKVAGEM, from the coding sequence ATGGACAGAAGAAGATTTTCAAAAATAGCAGCTATTTCCATCCTGGGAACCAGTGCGTCTCCCCAAATTCCCGTTTGGTCAAAGTCCCCTAGTTTCGAAAGTTTCCGGCTTGGCGGACCTGTTTTTGAAAAATATGATTCTCCCGAAGCTTGGGTTTTGGCTCTCAAAAAACTTGGATACCGGGCGGCTTATTGTCCTGTAGGCCTGAATGCCAAATCCGATGACATCAAAGCTTATGAAAAAGCTGCCAAGGATGCCGATATCCTTATCGCAGAAGTCGGTGCCTGGTCCAATCCTATCAGCCCCGATCCCAAAATGGCGAAAGAAGCCTTTGAAAAATGTACTGCTTCTTTGGAACTTGCAGATAAGATCGGTGCAAAATGCTGTGTCAATATTGCAGGATCCCGGCATAGGGAAAACTGGTCAGGACCCCATCCGGATAACTTTTCAGATGAAACCTTTGAAATGATTGTGGAAACCACAAGAAAGATCATTGATGAAGTAAATCCAACCAGGACATTTTTTACCTTGGAGGCCATGCCATGGATTTTTCCCGAATCCCCTGATGCCTATCTACGTCTGATCAAAGCCATAAACAGAAAATCCTTTGCCGTACATCTTGATCCAGTGAATATGATGGTCAGTCCGGAGGTATTTTTCCGCAATGGAGAATTGATTAAGGAAAGTTTCAAAAAGTTGGGTCCTTATATCAAAAGCTGCCATGCCAAAGACCTGATCCTCAAGCAGGGAACTTATATGCCCCAATTCGACGAAGTCAGACCGGGTATGGGGGCTATGGATTATCGTGTTTTTCTGACCGAACTGAGAAATTTCCCTGAAATCCCTTTAATGATGGAGCATTTGCAGACCGCGGAGGAATATGAGGCAGGGGCGGATTATATTAGGAAAGTGGCGGGGGAGATGTGA
- a CDS encoding outer membrane beta-barrel protein — MKIKLLILVLLATTAQASWAQMEKGSWFLRGNAGINYSSNHYAMDDNSLTSYPISNRSFKTYTLSPGLGYMLRDHWMVGVEGIFKRHRFDSEYIPDEFNERLDGQYLTSTGFGVFGRRFFNLEKNFQIFVETGIGMGGYTSERNRVNNNDIQKEDENYREYEADLAIGIHYRILKNLSIEMNMPLMGFSASETKSRQNSLNEWQQISSTQTFSFKFGSDFQLGINFIF; from the coding sequence ATGAAAATAAAGTTACTGATATTGGTATTGCTGGCAACAACAGCACAGGCTAGTTGGGCACAAATGGAAAAGGGGTCATGGTTTCTTCGGGGAAATGCGGGAATAAATTATAGTTCCAACCATTATGCTATGGATGATAATTCACTTACTTCCTATCCTATATCAAATAGGAGTTTTAAAACCTATACCCTCTCTCCTGGCTTAGGTTATATGCTCAGGGATCATTGGATGGTAGGTGTGGAAGGGATATTCAAAAGACACCGTTTTGACAGTGAATATATTCCAGATGAATTCAATGAGAGATTGGATGGTCAATATCTGACCTCAACAGGATTTGGAGTTTTTGGAAGGCGGTTTTTTAATTTGGAGAAGAATTTTCAAATTTTTGTAGAGACTGGAATCGGAATGGGTGGATATACTTCCGAAAGGAACCGGGTAAATAATAATGATATCCAAAAAGAGGATGAAAACTATCGGGAATATGAAGCAGATCTGGCAATTGGAATTCACTATCGCATTCTTAAAAATCTCTCCATTGAAATGAACATGCCACTGATGGGATTCAGCGCAAGTGAAACCAAAAGTAGGCAAAATAGCCTCAATGAGTGGCAACAAATTTCATCGACACAAACTTTTAGTTTTAAGTTTGGTTCCGATTTCCAACTTGGAATTAATTTCATTTTTTAG
- a CDS encoding LOG family protein, giving the protein MIKEQIKDFSPLVNPEEEAFYAGPQTRWKEFKFIIKVLLEFIKGFRMLHFVGPCVTVFGSARFEEKDKFYQLAVKVGEKVSSMGFTVMTGGGPGIMEAANRGAKNVGGKSVGCNIILPFEQHPNPYLDKWMDFKYFFVRKVLLSKYSFAFVVMPGGFGTLDEFFEALTLIQTKVMRRFPVVLMCSDFHEHLYEYVKHLAEYGTINKEDLELFLLTDSLEEMEAHLIKYAIEGYGLKRKPLVEPSAVLGEK; this is encoded by the coding sequence ATGATTAAAGAGCAAATAAAAGATTTCTCGCCCTTGGTCAATCCTGAAGAAGAAGCATTCTATGCAGGACCACAGACAAGATGGAAGGAATTCAAGTTCATCATCAAAGTTTTGTTGGAGTTTATCAAAGGATTCAGGATGCTGCATTTTGTTGGGCCTTGCGTCACTGTCTTCGGTTCTGCAAGGTTTGAAGAAAAGGATAAATTTTACCAATTGGCTGTCAAAGTAGGGGAGAAGGTTAGCTCAATGGGTTTTACAGTGATGACCGGTGGGGGACCGGGTATCATGGAGGCTGCCAATAGAGGTGCCAAAAACGTTGGTGGGAAATCCGTTGGATGTAATATTATACTTCCTTTTGAACAACATCCGAATCCCTATTTGGATAAATGGATGGACTTTAAATACTTTTTTGTCCGCAAGGTGCTGCTTTCCAAATATAGCTTTGCATTTGTGGTGATGCCCGGGGGGTTCGGTACTTTGGATGAGTTTTTTGAAGCCTTGACTTTGATACAAACCAAAGTGATGAGACGCTTTCCGGTAGTATTGATGTGCAGTGATTTTCATGAACACCTTTATGAATACGTAAAGCACCTTGCTGAGTATGGCACAATCAACAAAGAGGATTTAGAGCTTTTTTTATTGACAGACTCCTTGGAGGAAATGGAAGCACATCTCATAAAATATGCCATTGAGGGTTATGGACTTAAAAGGAAACCGCTTGTCGAACCTTCCGCTGTATTGGGAGAAAAATAA
- a CDS encoding SLC13 family permease yields MDLYIVFGTLLFALILFAWGKFRHDLVAITCLLILTLTNIVPYEEAFMGFAHPAVITVAVILIISRALQESGLIAIIGQKVLKTGDNFTLQITLLCIIVCIASAFMNNVGALAIIMPVAIHIANKSGHSPSSFLMPIAFSSLLGGMITLIGTPPNIIIANFRKNEVGYTFSMFDFAPVGIGLSISGLIFIIFIGWKLLPKRIKSNKDPDIFNINDYITEIIIDEESKLNGKPLQDLIEISGGDLQVLNIVRNKYLMHTPDMGMILKKGDIISIEADSEDLQEFLQKSNTNLIAGKEDLKNLIGGEDISNVEAVVMADSSIIQQTAVSLSMRNRYGINLLAISRQDKKIKKRLDHVPFKTGDVLLLQGNTKKIAETLKDIGCLPLADRGFDIGKPRKIIIPILIFLVSIGMIILDWMPVHIGFTLAAVALVLSKTLKLKDVYSRIDWPVIILLGALMPIGDAMESSGGADLIAKKILQLSNLFPPEAAVALLFIVTMLLSNVINNAATVVLMAPIGLSMSHVMELSPDPFLMAIAVSASAAFMTPIGHQSNTLVMGPGGYTFRDYFKMGLPMSILIILIGIPLILYFWPLSK; encoded by the coding sequence ATGGATTTATATATAGTATTTGGAACTCTTTTATTTGCTTTGATTCTTTTTGCATGGGGAAAATTCAGGCATGACCTTGTAGCTATTACATGTCTTCTGATCCTTACTTTGACCAATATTGTCCCCTATGAAGAGGCATTTATGGGATTTGCCCATCCGGCGGTCATCACAGTAGCTGTTATTTTAATCATCAGCAGGGCACTTCAGGAATCAGGGCTGATTGCTATAATTGGACAGAAAGTCCTGAAAACAGGAGACAACTTTACACTTCAGATTACCCTGCTTTGTATTATTGTCTGTATAGCCTCTGCTTTTATGAACAATGTCGGCGCTTTGGCCATCATTATGCCCGTTGCCATTCATATTGCCAATAAAAGCGGGCACTCTCCTTCCTCCTTCCTGATGCCAATTGCCTTTTCATCTCTCTTAGGAGGTATGATTACCCTCATTGGTACGCCCCCGAATATCATAATTGCCAATTTCAGAAAAAATGAAGTTGGCTATACCTTTTCAATGTTTGATTTTGCCCCTGTGGGCATAGGATTAAGTATATCCGGATTGATTTTTATAATTTTTATAGGCTGGAAATTGCTGCCCAAAAGAATCAAATCCAACAAAGACCCTGATATTTTCAATATCAATGATTACATCACTGAAATAATCATTGATGAGGAGTCCAAATTAAATGGGAAACCTTTGCAGGACCTGATTGAAATTTCTGGAGGGGATCTGCAGGTTTTGAATATCGTCAGAAACAAATACCTGATGCATACCCCTGATATGGGTATGATTTTGAAAAAAGGGGATATAATTTCCATTGAAGCGGATTCTGAAGATTTACAGGAATTCCTCCAAAAGAGTAACACCAATCTGATAGCAGGTAAAGAAGACCTTAAAAACCTGATCGGCGGAGAAGACATCTCCAATGTGGAGGCAGTTGTCATGGCAGATTCTAGTATTATCCAACAAACGGCGGTAAGTCTGAGTATGAGAAACCGCTACGGAATCAATCTGCTTGCCATATCAAGACAGGATAAAAAAATCAAAAAGAGATTGGACCATGTTCCATTCAAAACGGGAGATGTACTTCTTTTGCAGGGAAATACCAAAAAAATAGCTGAAACTTTGAAGGATATCGGCTGTCTTCCTCTGGCCGATAGGGGGTTTGACATTGGCAAACCAAGAAAAATCATTATTCCGATTTTGATATTTTTGGTATCCATAGGGATGATCATTCTGGATTGGATGCCGGTTCACATAGGCTTTACCCTGGCAGCTGTAGCTTTGGTTTTAAGTAAAACCCTCAAATTGAAAGACGTTTACAGCAGGATAGATTGGCCGGTAATTATTCTTCTTGGTGCACTGATGCCTATTGGGGATGCCATGGAAAGTAGTGGGGGGGCAGACTTAATTGCAAAGAAAATTTTGCAACTGAGCAATTTATTTCCCCCTGAAGCAGCAGTAGCATTACTGTTTATAGTCACCATGCTGCTTTCGAATGTTATCAATAATGCGGCGACGGTAGTTTTGATGGCCCCCATTGGACTTAGTATGTCCCATGTAATGGAATTATCTCCTGACCCATTTCTGATGGCAATTGCAGTTTCGGCCTCTGCAGCCTTTATGACTCCCATCGGACACCAATCCAATACTTTGGTGATGGGGCCAGGGGGCTATACTTTCAGGGATTATTTCAAAATGGGACTCCCTATGTCTATTCTAATTATCCTTATCGGAATACCGCTTATTTTATATTTCTGGCCTTTGTCGAAATGA